The proteins below come from a single Mustela nigripes isolate SB6536 chromosome 14, MUSNIG.SB6536, whole genome shotgun sequence genomic window:
- the SCNM1 gene encoding sodium channel modifier 1 isoform X1 gives MSFKREGDDWSQLNVLKKRRVGDLLASYIPEDEALMLRDGRFACAICPHRPVLDTLAMLTAHRAGKKHLSSLQLFYGKKQPGKGMEQSPRQQNELRLSETKVEAPLLTQTRLTTQSALHRAPDYNSCCRRKYRPETPRPSVSHSPLPPPEVEPKGGKITRDWPTGQSPGTGPQAKESATVASPAPMSPTRRRALDHYLTLRSSGWIPDGQGRWVKDENVEFDSDEEEPPNLPLD, from the exons ATGTCTTTCAAGAGGGAAGGGGATGATTGGAGCCAACTCAATGTGCTTAAA AAACGAAGAGTCGGGGACCTGCTGGCCAGTTACATCCCAGAGGATGAGGCGCTGATGCTACGGGATGGACG CTTTGCATGTGCCATCTGTCCCCACCGACCTGTACTGGACACCCTCGCCATGCTGACTGCCCACCGTGCAGGCAAGAAACATCTGTCCA GCCTGCAGCTTTTCTATGGCAAGAAGCAGCCAGGAAAGGGAATGGAGCAGAGTCCAAGACAACAGAATGAATTGAGGCTATCAGAGACCAAGGTTGAG GCTCCTCTGTTAACCCAGACCCGACTTACCACCCAAAGTGCGCTGCACAGAGCTCCAGACTATAATAGTTGCTGCCGCCGGAAGTACAG ACCAGAAACCCCTCGTCCCTCTGTCTCCCATTCCCCTTTGCCACCCCCAGAGGTTGAGCCCAAGGGTGGGAAGATTACTAGGGACTGGCCCACAGGCCAAAGTCCTGGGACTGGCCCACAGGCCAAAGAGTCAGCAACTGTTGCATCCCCTGCACCCATGAGCCCCACGAGAAGAAGAGCCCTGGATCATTACCTCACCCTTCGAAG CTCTGGATGGATCCCAGATGGACAAGGCCGATGGGTAAAAGATGAGAATGTTGAGTTTGACTCTGATGAAGAGGAGCCCCCTAATCTCCCCTTAGACTGA
- the SCNM1 gene encoding sodium channel modifier 1 isoform X2, with protein MLRDGRFACAICPHRPVLDTLAMLTAHRAGKKHLSSLQLFYGKKQPGKGMEQSPRQQNELRLSETKVEAPLLTQTRLTTQSALHRAPDYNSCCRRKYRPETPRPSVSHSPLPPPEVEPKGGKITRDWPTGQSPGTGPQAKESATVASPAPMSPTRRRALDHYLTLRSSGWIPDGQGRWVKDENVEFDSDEEEPPNLPLD; from the exons ATGCTACGGGATGGACG CTTTGCATGTGCCATCTGTCCCCACCGACCTGTACTGGACACCCTCGCCATGCTGACTGCCCACCGTGCAGGCAAGAAACATCTGTCCA GCCTGCAGCTTTTCTATGGCAAGAAGCAGCCAGGAAAGGGAATGGAGCAGAGTCCAAGACAACAGAATGAATTGAGGCTATCAGAGACCAAGGTTGAG GCTCCTCTGTTAACCCAGACCCGACTTACCACCCAAAGTGCGCTGCACAGAGCTCCAGACTATAATAGTTGCTGCCGCCGGAAGTACAG ACCAGAAACCCCTCGTCCCTCTGTCTCCCATTCCCCTTTGCCACCCCCAGAGGTTGAGCCCAAGGGTGGGAAGATTACTAGGGACTGGCCCACAGGCCAAAGTCCTGGGACTGGCCCACAGGCCAAAGAGTCAGCAACTGTTGCATCCCCTGCACCCATGAGCCCCACGAGAAGAAGAGCCCTGGATCATTACCTCACCCTTCGAAG CTCTGGATGGATCCCAGATGGACAAGGCCGATGGGTAAAAGATGAGAATGTTGAGTTTGACTCTGATGAAGAGGAGCCCCCTAATCTCCCCTTAGACTGA
- the TMOD4 gene encoding tropomodulin-4 isoform X1, with product MSSYQKELEKYRDIDEDEILRTLSPEELEQLDCELQEMDPENMLLPAGLRQRDQTKKSPTGPLDRDALLQYLEQQALEVKERDDLVPFTGEKKGKPYIQPKREIPAREQITLEPELEEALANATDAEMCDIAAILGMYTLMSNKQYYDAICSGEICNTEGISSVVQPDKYKPVPDEPPNPTNIEEILKSVRNNDKELEEVNLNNIQDIPIPMLTELCEAMKTNTYVRSFSLVATRSGDPIANAVADMLRENRSLQSLNIESNFISSTGLMAVLKAVRENATLTELRVDNQRQWPGDAVEMEMATVLEQCPSIVRFGYHFTQQGPRARAAQAMTRNNELRRQQKKR from the exons ATGTCATCGTATCAGAAGGAACTGGAGAAATACAGAGACATAGATGAAGATGAGATCCTAAGGACCTTGAGCCCTGAGGAGCTAGAGCAGCTGGACTGCGAGCTACAGGAGATGGACCCCGAG AATATGCTCCTGCCAGCTGGACTACGACAACGTGATCAGACAAAGAAGAGTCCAACAGGGCCCCTGGACCGGGATGCCCTTTTGCAGTACCTGGAGCAGCAGGCACTAGAGGTCAAAGAGCGTGATGACTTGGTGCCCTTCACAGGCGAGAAGAAAG GGAAACCCTATATTCAGCCCAAGAGAGAAATTCCTGCACGGGAGCAGATCACCCTGGAGCCTGAACTGGAAGAGGCACTCGCTAATGCCACAGATGCTGAAATGTGTGATATTGCAG CAATTCTGGGCATGTACACTCTGATGAGCAACAAGCAATACTATGACGCCATCTGCAGCGGAGAGATTTGCAACACGGAAGGCATCAGCA GCGTGGTGCAGCCTGACAAGTACAAACCAGTGCCAGATGAGCCCCCAAATCCCACAAACATCGAGGAGATCCTAAAGAGTGTTCGAAACAATGACAAGGAGCTAGAGGAGGTGAACCTCAATAACATACAG GACATCCCGATCCCCATGCTAACAGAGTTATGTGAGGCAATGAAGACAAATACCTACGTCCGGAGCTTCAGTCTGGTGGCCACAAGGAGTGGTGACCCCATTGCCAAT GCGGTGGCAGACATGTTGCGTGAGAATCGTAGCCTCCAGAGCTTGAACATTGAATCCAACTTCATCAGCAGCACAGGGCTCATGGCTGTGCTGAAGGCAGTTCGGGAAAATGCCACACTCACTGAGCTCCGTGTAGACAACCAG CGCCAGTGGCCTGGCGATGCAGTGGAGATGGAGATGGCCACTGTGCTGGAACAGTGTCCCTCCATTGTCCGCTTTGGCTACCACTTTACACAGCAGGGGCCACGAGCTCGGGCGGCCCAGGCCATGACCCGGAACAATGAACTAC GTCGCCAGCAAAAAAAGAGATAA
- the TMOD4 gene encoding tropomodulin-4 isoform X2 has protein sequence MLLPAGLRQRDQTKKSPTGPLDRDALLQYLEQQALEVKERDDLVPFTGEKKGKPYIQPKREIPAREQITLEPELEEALANATDAEMCDIAAILGMYTLMSNKQYYDAICSGEICNTEGISSVVQPDKYKPVPDEPPNPTNIEEILKSVRNNDKELEEVNLNNIQDIPIPMLTELCEAMKTNTYVRSFSLVATRSGDPIANAVADMLRENRSLQSLNIESNFISSTGLMAVLKAVRENATLTELRVDNQRQWPGDAVEMEMATVLEQCPSIVRFGYHFTQQGPRARAAQAMTRNNELRRQQKKR, from the exons ATGCTCCTGCCAGCTGGACTACGACAACGTGATCAGACAAAGAAGAGTCCAACAGGGCCCCTGGACCGGGATGCCCTTTTGCAGTACCTGGAGCAGCAGGCACTAGAGGTCAAAGAGCGTGATGACTTGGTGCCCTTCACAGGCGAGAAGAAAG GGAAACCCTATATTCAGCCCAAGAGAGAAATTCCTGCACGGGAGCAGATCACCCTGGAGCCTGAACTGGAAGAGGCACTCGCTAATGCCACAGATGCTGAAATGTGTGATATTGCAG CAATTCTGGGCATGTACACTCTGATGAGCAACAAGCAATACTATGACGCCATCTGCAGCGGAGAGATTTGCAACACGGAAGGCATCAGCA GCGTGGTGCAGCCTGACAAGTACAAACCAGTGCCAGATGAGCCCCCAAATCCCACAAACATCGAGGAGATCCTAAAGAGTGTTCGAAACAATGACAAGGAGCTAGAGGAGGTGAACCTCAATAACATACAG GACATCCCGATCCCCATGCTAACAGAGTTATGTGAGGCAATGAAGACAAATACCTACGTCCGGAGCTTCAGTCTGGTGGCCACAAGGAGTGGTGACCCCATTGCCAAT GCGGTGGCAGACATGTTGCGTGAGAATCGTAGCCTCCAGAGCTTGAACATTGAATCCAACTTCATCAGCAGCACAGGGCTCATGGCTGTGCTGAAGGCAGTTCGGGAAAATGCCACACTCACTGAGCTCCGTGTAGACAACCAG CGCCAGTGGCCTGGCGATGCAGTGGAGATGGAGATGGCCACTGTGCTGGAACAGTGTCCCTCCATTGTCCGCTTTGGCTACCACTTTACACAGCAGGGGCCACGAGCTCGGGCGGCCCAGGCCATGACCCGGAACAATGAACTAC GTCGCCAGCAAAAAAAGAGATAA